The DNA segment CCATCACGCGCTCTTCGTCAAAAGGATATGCGTTTCCAATTTGAACTTTGATTTTTTCGGCCGACTGTTCGCCAATCAAAAGATTGAACTGACGACGAACGTAATTGACGATCGCTTCGTCAAATTTATCACCCGCTACCTTAATAGACTTACAGTAAACAATACCGTTCAAAGAAATAACCGCAACTCCCGTTGTGCCGCCACCGATATCCACAACCATGTTGCCAATCGGCTCGGTGATTGGAAGTCCGGCGCCGATCGCAGCTGCCATGGGCTCTTCGATCAAATAAACTTCGCGGGCGCCAGCCGAGAAAGCCGATTCTTTGACCGCTTTCTTTTCAACCTGCGTGATTCCGTAAGGAACGCAGATGATAATACGTGGCCGAATGAAAGATTTCTTCTGTCCTGTAGACTTCGAAATGAAATAGCGAAGCATCTGCTGAGTAACTTCGAAGTCAGCAATGACACCATCTTTGATTGGGCGAATCGCAACAATCGAACCAGGCGTTCGACCCAGCATCTCTTTTGCTTCTTTGCCTACAGCAAGCACTCGGTTCTGCATGCCGCGATAATTTTTTTGTACGGCAACGACCGACGGTTCATCGAGAATGATTCCATGACCTTTGGCATAAACGA comes from the Deltaproteobacteria bacterium genome and includes:
- a CDS encoding rod shape-determining protein — protein: MSFFDKVSDYFSHDLAIDLGTANTLVYAKGHGIILDEPSVVAVQKNYRGMQNRVLAVGKEAKEMLGRTPGSIVAIRPIKDGVIADFEVTQQMLRYFISKSTGQKKSFIRPRIIICVPYGITQVEKKAVKESAFSAGAREVYLIEEPMAAAIGAGLPITEPIGNMVVDIGGGTTGVAVISLNGIVYCKSIKVAGDKFDEAIVNYVRRQFNLLIGEQSAEKIKVQIGNAYPFDEERVMEIKGRDLVAGAPKTIEITSSQVNDALMDPLSEVVDAVRTALEKTPPELAADIVDNGIVLTGGGALLANLDILLRERTGLPVTIAEEPLTCVVLGSGKALDQFDLYKQVCTD